A genome region from Flavobacterium sp. CFS9 includes the following:
- a CDS encoding glycoside hydrolase family 71/99-like protein — MKRYITLLFVVILNVLIALGCSSDNKGSDKPIESEILAPVAIEKTNSTKIYVHYMPWFETNESSTDKKWGYHWTMANKNPNNIGANNRREIASYYYPLIGPYHSGDKSVIENHLLLMKYSGIDGVLIDWYGTYDVNDYRMVKENTEQLIEMLDKAGLEYAIVYEDRVTTNVVNSGKAISVTSAAKTDLAYLQTNYFKDANYIKVNGKPLLLNFGPIVLQTPAEWTNVFNSLTVKPTFLTLWDQSVEAGDNASGEYAWVYKNSTYLTNFYTNTKPKLSVAMGSAYPGFKDFYAEGGGGAAIGWTIDHNNGAMLDETLSLAKNANLSYLQLITWNDFGEGTMLEPTVEFGYTFIEKVKTFAGVKNTESFFPDISKLYNLRIEKKGNADIQKKLDLAFNYFVSMQPAKAKQLINEIK; from the coding sequence ATGAAAAGATACATAACCTTATTGTTTGTTGTAATCCTGAATGTTTTAATCGCTCTAGGATGTAGTAGTGATAATAAAGGTTCGGATAAACCAATAGAGTCTGAAATACTCGCACCGGTTGCGATTGAAAAAACAAACAGCACTAAAATTTACGTTCATTACATGCCCTGGTTTGAAACCAACGAAAGCAGTACCGATAAAAAATGGGGGTATCACTGGACAATGGCCAATAAAAATCCAAACAATATTGGAGCAAATAATCGCAGAGAAATTGCATCGTACTATTATCCCCTAATTGGTCCCTATCATTCAGGAGATAAAAGTGTGATCGAGAATCATTTGCTATTGATGAAATATTCAGGAATTGATGGTGTTTTGATCGATTGGTACGGTACGTATGATGTGAATGATTATAGAATGGTAAAAGAAAATACAGAACAGCTTATTGAAATGCTCGATAAAGCAGGTTTAGAATATGCTATTGTATATGAAGACAGAGTTACGACAAACGTAGTAAATTCAGGAAAAGCAATCTCGGTGACAAGCGCTGCCAAAACAGATTTAGCGTATCTGCAAACCAATTATTTTAAGGATGCCAATTACATCAAAGTAAACGGAAAGCCTTTGCTGCTGAATTTTGGACCAATTGTATTACAGACTCCGGCAGAATGGACCAATGTTTTTAACAGTTTAACTGTGAAACCTACTTTCCTGACCCTTTGGGATCAATCAGTTGAGGCAGGTGACAATGCTTCGGGTGAATATGCCTGGGTTTACAAAAACAGTACGTACCTGACTAATTTTTATACGAACACTAAACCGAAACTTTCTGTAGCAATGGGGAGTGCTTATCCCGGTTTTAAAGATTTTTATGCCGAAGGCGGCGGTGGAGCTGCCATTGGATGGACGATCGATCATAACAATGGAGCCATGTTGGACGAAACACTTTCACTGGCAAAAAATGCAAACCTAAGCTACCTTCAACTGATTACCTGGAATGACTTTGGAGAAGGAACAATGCTTGAGCCTACCGTAGAATTCGGATACACCTTTATCGAAAAAGTAAAAACATTTGCCGGAGTAAAAAATACCGAATCTTTTTTTCCTGATATCAGTAAATTATATAATCTAAGAATCGAAAAGAAAGGCAATGCCGATATCCAGAAAAAGCTGGATCTGGCTTTTAATTATTTTGTATCCATGCAGCCTGCAAAAGCAAAACAGTTAATAAACGAAATAAAATAA
- a CDS encoding RagB/SusD family nutrient uptake outer membrane protein, protein MKVKITAALVVSMLFTISCTNLNEELYDKVEDGKFGNTSKEVDALVGGAYSSLRGFADNISNNYPTSEYVFFLNETVSDEATIPTRGTNWYDGGQYQDAQRHTWKADNRMILSAWRYNYTGIAKINAIIYQIDKSSLSSAAKAPIYAELKALRAYYYYNLLDLFGNVPIVTNFEDTSLPTNSTRKQVYDFVEKELLDAVPYLTANIVYSKLTKNVAYSLLARLYLNSEVFTGTARWQDCINMCQKVTGYTLAPDFFTNFATQNQTSPEIIFAIPYDQKAGTVGNYMNSMSCHYLHKLTISASGNDFPWSANGMCAQPGVYSAFADTDKRKKCMVAGDQINVATGQVIVMDNGEPLTYTEEVTSVANAKENQGVRLGKYEMKAGEQWERDHDFVLIRYAEILMMQAECYVRLGSSALAKPFVQQVVTRAGEEMPATIDLHFIDQELLKEFTFEGRRRTDNIRFGTFFLPWWEKGATEKYRGIFPIPSTVLTTNKNLVQNPGY, encoded by the coding sequence ATGAAAGTCAAAATAACAGCAGCATTAGTAGTAAGCATGCTTTTTACGATATCATGTACCAATCTGAATGAAGAGTTATATGATAAAGTGGAAGACGGAAAATTTGGGAACACCTCAAAGGAAGTCGATGCATTAGTGGGCGGAGCGTATTCTTCTTTGAGAGGATTTGCAGATAATATTTCAAATAATTATCCTACCAGCGAGTATGTATTTTTCCTGAACGAAACGGTTTCTGATGAAGCTACAATTCCTACCAGAGGAACCAACTGGTACGATGGCGGACAATATCAGGATGCGCAAAGACATACCTGGAAGGCAGACAACCGTATGATTCTTTCGGCCTGGCGTTACAATTACACCGGAATCGCGAAAATCAATGCGATTATTTATCAAATCGATAAATCGTCTTTGTCAAGTGCGGCCAAAGCTCCAATCTATGCCGAGTTAAAAGCACTTAGAGCTTACTATTACTATAATCTTTTGGACTTATTTGGTAATGTACCAATTGTAACCAATTTTGAAGATACTTCTTTGCCAACAAATTCTACGAGAAAACAAGTGTACGATTTTGTGGAGAAAGAATTGTTGGATGCGGTCCCTTATTTAACAGCCAACATTGTTTATTCAAAATTGACAAAAAATGTAGCCTATTCATTATTGGCGAGATTGTATTTAAATTCAGAAGTATTCACCGGAACAGCCCGTTGGCAGGATTGTATCAACATGTGTCAGAAAGTAACCGGATATACATTAGCACCTGATTTCTTTACCAATTTTGCCACACAGAATCAAACATCACCGGAGATAATTTTTGCCATTCCTTACGATCAGAAAGCAGGAACTGTTGGAAATTATATGAATTCGATGTCTTGTCATTACCTGCATAAACTGACCATTTCTGCATCAGGAAACGATTTTCCGTGGAGTGCAAACGGAATGTGTGCACAGCCGGGAGTATATTCTGCATTTGCAGATACAGACAAAAGAAAGAAATGTATGGTTGCCGGAGATCAGATTAATGTGGCAACAGGACAGGTTATTGTTATGGATAATGGTGAACCTTTAACCTATACTGAAGAAGTGACAAGTGTGGCCAATGCCAAAGAAAATCAGGGAGTTCGTTTAGGAAAATACGAAATGAAAGCAGGAGAACAATGGGAACGTGACCATGATTTTGTTTTGATTCGTTATGCCGAAATTTTAATGATGCAAGCCGAATGTTATGTTCGTTTAGGATCTTCAGCTTTGGCAAAACCATTTGTACAGCAAGTTGTAACACGCGCTGGCGAAGAGATGCCGGCAACTATCGATCTTCATTTTATCGATCAGGAATTATTGAAGGAATTTACTTTTGAAGGAAGGAGAAGAACGGACAATATTCGTTTTGGAACTTTCTTTTTGCCATGGTGGGAGAAAGGGGCCACAGAAAAGTACAGAGGTATTTTTCCAATTCCAAGTACCGTTCTGACAACAAATAAAAACCTGGTACAGAATCCCGGGTATTAG
- a CDS encoding SusC/RagA family TonB-linked outer membrane protein produces the protein MNSKNKKTVLHQMWTDKTLVFMIFMLFVSAGIFAQEKKQISGTVYDNAGVVVPGASVIEVGTKNATTTDFDGKFTLTVATGGSIEVSFIGSTTQKVQITAASKNISVHLQNDGYQLAEVQVVSVGYGTQKKSDLTGAVSSVKADDLVKGTISSTEQVLQGKVAGLNIIRPSGDPAAGSTIRLRGGTSLTASNSPLIVVDGIAGVDINVVQPSDIKSVDVLKDASATAIYGSRGANGVIMITTKSGTKGVSIVYNGLSSIGYVADNLDLLSANQWRAYVRSTGNKDAVDYGGNTNWQKAVQQTAISQSHTLTINSGKADSGFRTSLSYLNNEGVIKTSGLQRLSGNVNAYQYLGDNKDVKFDMGLFANVDKWHPLDYRIFERTYNLNPTIPVYDANGEFSAVSGNIYQNPVEILTNRTANNERHRLLGYFKTEVKFLNDFTAVGNISYEHNAVKGNLYKPSYAVMEGITEGGFGQKTYAEYANAQGEFYLNYNKVIDKHNISALAGYSYLENIYEGFGAQRSGFVTDAFSYNNLGAGYNYRLGDVYSYKGKSNLVSFYARANYSYDGKYLLTGTVRRDGSSRFGENNKWGVFPSGSVAWKISSEEFMSTTKGWLDNLKLRVGYGVTGNQDGIGEYKSLSILGVGNDSYYDPVTGTWSLAYSPKQNPNPDLKWESTKQLNVGLDFSLFNRITGSFEYYAKNTNDLLYTYEVPQPPYLVGTMLANVGEMSNKGVELTLNADIVKGDKFNWNANLTLGHNVQKIEKLSNPTYKTDVIYSGSLHGLAGMSGQYSQIIAEGYPVGTFWGFKNAGLDANGKIQYYNAAGQVVAENALVDADKTALGNIQPDLTLGIGMNFTYRNFDLGVSGYGMFGQKALNATNMMLNDPNRLPTFNVPDAFLGSGITSAPKYSDYWIEDASFFRLQTLTFGYTLPLKFKKSKLRMYVMGENLFVITGYKGVDPEIGLNAQDGINQTGVMDQTGLAAPGIDRYNNYPRPTTISVGLNFTLNN, from the coding sequence ATGAATAGTAAAAATAAAAAAACGGTCCTGCATCAGATGTGGACTGATAAAACTCTGGTATTCATGATTTTCATGCTTTTCGTTTCGGCAGGAATTTTTGCTCAGGAAAAGAAGCAGATATCAGGTACTGTTTACGACAATGCGGGTGTTGTAGTGCCCGGAGCTTCGGTAATCGAGGTGGGAACAAAAAATGCGACCACAACTGACTTCGACGGAAAATTTACCTTGACGGTAGCCACAGGAGGTTCAATAGAAGTTTCTTTCATCGGATCAACAACTCAGAAAGTTCAAATTACAGCCGCAAGCAAAAATATTAGTGTTCATCTGCAAAACGACGGTTATCAGCTGGCTGAGGTTCAGGTAGTTTCTGTGGGATACGGAACTCAGAAAAAATCAGATTTAACCGGAGCTGTTTCGAGTGTAAAAGCCGATGATTTAGTAAAAGGAACCATTTCTTCGACCGAACAGGTTTTGCAGGGAAAAGTGGCAGGACTTAATATTATTCGTCCTTCCGGAGATCCTGCTGCAGGTTCAACGATACGTTTGCGTGGAGGAACTTCATTAACCGCAAGTAATAGTCCGTTAATTGTTGTTGACGGAATTGCGGGAGTGGATATCAATGTGGTTCAGCCATCCGATATCAAATCAGTAGACGTGTTAAAAGATGCTTCGGCAACCGCCATATACGGTTCAAGAGGAGCAAACGGAGTCATCATGATTACAACAAAATCCGGAACAAAAGGAGTTTCGATAGTTTATAACGGACTATCAAGTATCGGTTATGTAGCAGATAATCTCGATCTTTTATCAGCAAATCAATGGAGAGCTTATGTGCGTTCAACCGGAAATAAAGATGCTGTTGATTATGGAGGAAATACCAACTGGCAGAAAGCCGTACAACAAACCGCTATTTCACAGTCGCACACCTTGACAATTAATTCCGGTAAAGCCGACAGCGGTTTCAGAACATCACTTTCTTATCTGAACAATGAAGGTGTTATTAAAACCAGCGGATTGCAAAGATTAAGCGGAAACGTCAATGCCTATCAATATCTTGGAGACAATAAAGATGTGAAATTTGATATGGGTTTATTTGCTAATGTCGACAAATGGCATCCGCTAGATTACAGAATCTTTGAACGTACTTATAATTTGAACCCAACCATTCCGGTTTATGATGCCAACGGAGAATTCTCGGCAGTTTCCGGAAATATTTACCAAAACCCGGTCGAAATTTTAACCAACAGAACGGCAAATAATGAAAGACACAGGTTGTTAGGATATTTTAAAACGGAAGTGAAGTTTTTAAATGATTTTACCGCCGTAGGGAACATTTCATACGAACATAATGCTGTAAAAGGGAATCTTTATAAACCCAGTTACGCCGTTATGGAAGGAATTACCGAAGGAGGATTTGGGCAAAAAACGTATGCGGAATACGCAAATGCACAAGGAGAATTTTATCTGAATTACAACAAAGTAATTGACAAACACAATATTAGCGCGCTGGCGGGGTATTCTTATTTAGAGAATATTTACGAAGGTTTTGGAGCACAACGTAGTGGATTTGTAACAGATGCTTTTAGTTACAATAATCTTGGTGCAGGTTACAATTACCGTTTAGGAGATGTCTATTCGTATAAAGGGAAATCGAATTTAGTATCGTTTTATGCCCGTGCTAATTATTCGTACGACGGAAAATATTTGCTTACCGGAACAGTGAGAAGAGACGGTTCGAGCCGTTTTGGAGAAAACAACAAATGGGGAGTTTTTCCATCCGGATCTGTGGCGTGGAAAATTTCGAGCGAAGAATTTATGAGCACTACAAAAGGCTGGCTGGATAACTTAAAATTAAGAGTAGGTTATGGAGTTACAGGAAATCAGGACGGAATTGGGGAGTACAAGTCCCTTTCTATTTTAGGAGTTGGAAACGATAGTTATTATGATCCGGTTACCGGAACATGGAGCTTGGCATATTCTCCAAAACAAAACCCAAATCCTGACTTGAAATGGGAGTCAACCAAACAATTGAATGTTGGGCTGGATTTCAGCTTGTTCAACAGAATTACGGGTTCATTCGAGTATTATGCTAAAAACACTAACGATTTATTATACACTTACGAAGTGCCGCAACCGCCTTATTTAGTGGGAACGATGCTGGCAAATGTTGGAGAAATGTCTAATAAAGGAGTGGAACTTACTCTAAATGCAGATATCGTAAAAGGTGATAAGTTCAATTGGAATGCAAATTTAACTTTAGGCCACAACGTTCAGAAAATCGAAAAACTATCGAACCCAACTTATAAAACAGACGTTATCTACAGCGGATCATTGCATGGTTTAGCCGGTATGTCAGGACAATACTCTCAAATTATTGCTGAGGGATATCCGGTTGGAACTTTCTGGGGATTCAAAAATGCCGGTTTAGATGCCAACGGAAAAATTCAGTACTACAATGCGGCAGGACAGGTAGTAGCAGAAAATGCTTTAGTAGATGCCGATAAAACAGCTTTAGGAAATATTCAGCCGGATCTGACTTTAGGTATCGGAATGAATTTTACTTACAGAAATTTTGATCTTGGAGTTTCAGGTTACGGAATGTTTGGTCAAAAAGCATTAAATGCCACCAACATGATGCTAAATGATCCAAACAGACTGCCAACATTCAATGTTCCGGATGCTTTTTTAGGAAGCGGAATTACTTCGGCTCCAAAGTATTCTGATTACTGGATAGAAGATGCTTCGTTCTTCAGACTTCAAACGTTGACTTTTGGTTATACACTTCCTCTGAAATTCAAAAAATCTAAGCTTAGAATGTATGTAATGGGAGAAAATCTGTTTGTAATCACAGGGTATAAAGGTGTAGATCCTGAGATTGGTTTAAATGCTCAGGACGGAATCAATCAAACCGGAGTAATGGATCAGACCGGATTAGCAGCTCCTGGAATTGACCGATACAACAATTATCCACGACCGACAACGATTTCTGTTGGATTAAATTTTACGCTGAATAATTAA
- a CDS encoding DUF5004 domain-containing protein, translating into MRCKSIYWLAVVMCFIAIGCDNTDDGSSVDPITIYEKVNGNWGLTNLKMVDEVAKANKIEPSEENLSTYFNYEDFKIKFNVDEENNPTSYEVAGNVPPLFAAKGYWKLSSDFQPTNPGNPVMIYLYSDAQKTQKTDELGLTSVPGKNGEMEIKLSRVSGGTPFVSYVFKLNAIN; encoded by the coding sequence ATGAGATGTAAAAGTATTTATTGGTTAGCTGTTGTTATGTGTTTCATCGCCATTGGCTGTGACAATACCGACGACGGAAGCTCCGTTGATCCGATTACTATTTATGAGAAAGTAAATGGCAATTGGGGATTAACAAATTTAAAAATGGTAGATGAAGTTGCTAAGGCAAATAAGATCGAACCAAGTGAAGAAAACTTGAGTACCTACTTTAACTACGAAGATTTCAAAATCAAATTTAACGTAGATGAAGAAAACAATCCAACAAGTTACGAAGTTGCCGGAAACGTTCCTCCTTTATTCGCTGCAAAAGGATATTGGAAACTAAGTTCGGATTTTCAGCCCACAAATCCGGGAAATCCAGTTATGATTTATTTGTATAGTGACGCCCAAAAAACACAAAAAACAGATGAATTAGGATTAACATCAGTGCCGGGTAAAAACGGAGAAATGGAAATTAAATTATCCCGTGTTTCAGGAGGGACTCCATTTGTGTCTTATGTATTTAAATTAAATGCTATTAACTAA
- a CDS encoding DUF6377 domain-containing protein, with amino-acid sequence MQRIFILCFFIAGFSLSAKETNPVLEELDKVLLKKDIYLKQKYRKIETLKKNVSKFTVSQNNEELYHTYMSLFEEYKSFKYDSAYYYLEEAKIKAIVLKDPKYLAKSRIKEGFVLLSSGLFKEAIDTLDVIKEEKLDQKNKFEYYSIKARAYYDLADYNRDQRFNIHYVRQGNYFLKKALELIGTNSNEYWAAESLKRLKQQDWRGAEFAFSYWINNYNLPPDYYGIATSSLGYIYSERGYTKKAIQYLALAAIADVKNATKETVALRNLANELFKMGYLDKANEYINIAMDDATFYNARHRKIEISSILPIIEKAQLNNVKDKNDKLEKIIILLTILTLIIVLFSIIIFKQLKEKNKARKIMASSYAQLQEMNVSLSEANAIKEEYITYFIKATSAFINKIDHIQKSTLHKIITKKTDEVIANLKKYNVKEERENLFHQFDEIFLKLFPTFVTDFNNLFPSDHKSVVKKGELLNTELRIFALYRLGIQDSNQVAEFLELSVATIYTYKTRIKGKSDFKDTFEEKIMAIKTI; translated from the coding sequence ATGCAAAGAATATTCATTCTGTGTTTTTTCATTGCAGGCTTTTCTCTGAGCGCGAAAGAGACAAATCCTGTTTTAGAAGAATTAGATAAAGTACTTCTTAAGAAGGATATTTACTTAAAACAGAAATACCGCAAAATAGAAACCCTCAAAAAAAATGTTTCCAAATTCACCGTTAGCCAAAACAATGAAGAACTCTATCATACTTATATGTCTTTGTTTGAGGAATACAAATCTTTTAAATATGACTCTGCTTACTATTATCTGGAAGAAGCAAAAATTAAAGCGATCGTTCTAAAAGACCCAAAGTATCTGGCAAAAAGCCGTATTAAAGAAGGATTTGTTTTACTCTCTTCCGGGCTGTTCAAAGAAGCAATAGATACTTTAGATGTCATCAAAGAGGAAAAACTGGATCAAAAAAACAAATTCGAATATTACTCCATAAAGGCGCGTGCCTATTACGATCTTGCCGACTATAACCGTGACCAGCGTTTTAATATCCATTATGTCCGACAGGGAAATTATTTTCTAAAAAAGGCATTAGAGCTAATAGGAACGAATTCTAACGAATATTGGGCAGCTGAAAGTTTAAAACGGCTAAAACAACAAGATTGGCGTGGTGCTGAATTTGCTTTTAGTTACTGGATCAACAATTACAATCTTCCACCGGATTACTACGGCATCGCAACTTCAAGTTTGGGTTACATTTATTCGGAAAGAGGTTATACCAAAAAAGCGATTCAGTATCTCGCATTGGCTGCTATTGCCGATGTCAAAAATGCAACTAAAGAAACAGTTGCTCTTCGAAATTTGGCCAATGAGCTTTTTAAAATGGGGTATCTCGACAAGGCAAACGAGTATATCAATATTGCAATGGACGATGCCACGTTCTACAATGCCAGACATCGAAAAATTGAAATTTCGTCGATCCTCCCGATTATCGAAAAAGCCCAACTCAATAATGTAAAAGATAAAAATGATAAACTCGAAAAAATCATCATCCTATTGACGATACTGACGCTTATAATTGTCTTGTTTTCAATTATTATTTTCAAACAATTAAAGGAAAAAAATAAGGCACGAAAAATAATGGCTTCCTCCTATGCCCAGCTTCAGGAAATGAACGTTAGTCTGAGCGAGGCGAATGCCATTAAAGAAGAATATATTACGTATTTCATTAAAGCAACTTCGGCTTTCATTAATAAAATTGATCACATTCAAAAAAGTACGCTCCATAAGATTATCACTAAGAAAACCGATGAAGTTATTGCGAACTTAAAAAAATACAATGTAAAGGAAGAGCGTGAAAATCTTTTTCATCAATTCGATGAAATCTTCCTCAAACTGTTTCCCACTTTTGTAACCGATTTTAATAATTTATTCCCAAGCGATCATAAGTCTGTAGTCAAAAAAGGAGAACTTTTGAATACTGAGCTTCGCATTTTTGCACTATACCGTCTGGGAATTCAGGACAGCAATCAGGTGGCAGAATTTCTGGAGCTTTCTGTAGCGACCATTTATACGTATAAAACCAGAATCAAAGGTAAATCTGATTTTAAAGATACCTTTGAGGAAAAAATAATGGCGATTAAGACTATCTAA
- a CDS encoding sterol desaturase family protein: protein MEHINFLAFAMPAFFLFLFLEYKLAQRRKRPEIFNYESSVSNISIGIAERLINLFVAASFYQLYYLIYDNYRFFDISNTIFVWIALILATDFVWYWYHRLGHEVNFFWAAHIVHHHSEEFNFTAAARITTFQAVIRTGFWCVLPLIGFHPSMVITMLIVHGAYSFFTHTQLVGRIKWLEYVFVTPSVHGVHHASDEKYLDKNYGDMFTFWDRLFGTFQEEEEKPKYGLTHPLKSYSFLWQHFHYYFEIYELWKRSAGFKAKWKAVFGSPAHMDQDIRPTLEKRFLQDKANPHQRLRFKNYLYIQLGASTLLLTVFTYCFEGLNVSDKIFVLSIILVTLVNCGALLEQRRWMYYLEYLRIFMVSTYFLYEENLLSFFFIPLAIMIFAEQLFSLSRHYQEVVLQLETSE, encoded by the coding sequence ATGGAACATATTAATTTTCTAGCTTTCGCTATGCCTGCTTTTTTTCTCTTTCTCTTTTTAGAATACAAGCTTGCACAACGGCGAAAGAGACCGGAAATTTTTAATTACGAAAGTTCAGTTTCAAATATTAGTATTGGTATTGCAGAGCGTTTGATCAATTTGTTTGTGGCCGCCAGTTTTTACCAGTTGTATTATTTGATTTATGATAATTATCGATTTTTTGACATTTCGAATACTATTTTTGTGTGGATTGCCTTGATTCTAGCTACCGATTTTGTTTGGTATTGGTACCACCGATTGGGGCATGAAGTCAATTTTTTCTGGGCAGCACACATCGTCCATCACCATAGCGAAGAGTTTAATTTTACCGCGGCCGCCAGAATTACCACTTTCCAGGCGGTGATTAGAACAGGATTTTGGTGCGTATTGCCACTTATTGGTTTTCACCCCTCTATGGTTATCACAATGCTGATTGTGCACGGAGCCTATTCTTTTTTTACGCATACACAGCTTGTAGGCCGAATAAAATGGCTGGAATATGTTTTTGTTACGCCTTCTGTACATGGTGTGCATCACGCATCTGATGAGAAATATCTCGATAAAAATTACGGCGATATGTTTACCTTTTGGGATCGTCTTTTTGGAACTTTTCAGGAAGAGGAAGAAAAACCCAAATACGGTTTAACGCATCCGCTCAAGAGCTATAGTTTCTTGTGGCAGCATTTTCATTACTATTTTGAGATTTACGAACTATGGAAGCGCTCAGCAGGATTTAAAGCAAAATGGAAAGCGGTATTTGGCAGTCCCGCTCATATGGATCAGGATATTCGGCCAACCTTAGAGAAACGCTTTCTACAGGACAAAGCTAATCCGCATCAAAGGCTTCGATTTAAGAATTACCTCTATATCCAGCTTGGGGCTTCGACGCTGCTTTTAACGGTTTTCACGTATTGTTTTGAAGGATTAAATGTTTCAGACAAAATTTTTGTATTGTCCATTATTCTGGTAACCTTAGTGAATTGCGGAGCATTATTGGAACAAAGAAGATGGATGTATTATTTGGAATACCTGAGAATATTTATGGTAAGCACTTATTTTTTATACGAAGAAAATTTGCTGTCATTTTTCTTCATCCCGCTTGCCATTATGATTTTTGCTGAGCAATTATTCTCACTTAGTAGACATTATCAGGAAGTTGTATTGCAATTAGAAACTTCCGAATAG
- a CDS encoding Glu/Leu/Phe/Val dehydrogenase produces MSAELIKQNPFQSMIDRFNVAADILRLDESIRQKLQRPEKQIVVNFSITLDNGSEKNFEGYRVIHNTALGPSKGGIRYDKGVNLDEVKALAAWMTWKSAVTGIPFGGAKGGIICDPTTLSKNELEKITRAYTKALIDIFGPDKDVPAPDMGTGPDEMGWLMDEFSILHGKTIHAVVTGKHLHSGGSLGRVEATGRGVSIITLLALEKLKLRPAKSTVAIQGFGNVGLHSALFLFEKGLKVVAVSDVSEAFYNPEGLNIPELILYYNLNNKSIKGYPNSVAIKHEDLLLLEVDVLIPAAKEDVITQKNANDIRAKIIVEGANGPVSSDADKILHDNNVLVVPDILANAGGVTVSYFEWLQNSLLESWRIHQINTRLEDILEKGFETVFRIAAKHNVTPRIAAYIIALQKVADTQSVKEVALDTPKFKQN; encoded by the coding sequence ATGAGCGCAGAATTAATAAAACAGAATCCCTTTCAATCAATGATTGATCGTTTTAACGTTGCCGCCGACATTCTTAGATTAGACGAATCGATCAGACAAAAACTTCAACGTCCCGAAAAGCAAATCGTCGTTAACTTTTCCATTACTTTGGACAACGGTTCCGAAAAGAACTTTGAAGGTTATCGGGTGATACACAATACAGCTTTAGGTCCCTCAAAAGGTGGAATCAGATATGATAAAGGAGTAAACCTTGACGAAGTAAAAGCACTGGCTGCCTGGATGACCTGGAAATCGGCAGTAACAGGTATTCCGTTTGGAGGAGCAAAAGGCGGAATCATTTGCGATCCGACAACACTTTCTAAGAATGAATTAGAGAAAATTACGAGAGCCTATACCAAAGCCTTAATAGATATTTTCGGACCTGATAAAGATGTTCCGGCTCCAGACATGGGAACGGGTCCTGATGAGATGGGATGGTTAATGGATGAGTTTTCGATACTTCACGGCAAAACAATTCACGCTGTAGTAACCGGAAAACATTTGCATTCCGGCGGTTCATTAGGTAGAGTAGAAGCAACAGGAAGAGGTGTTAGCATCATTACTTTATTGGCCCTAGAAAAATTAAAACTCAGACCTGCAAAATCTACAGTAGCCATTCAGGGTTTTGGAAATGTAGGATTGCATTCGGCCTTATTTTTATTCGAAAAAGGATTAAAAGTGGTTGCGGTAAGTGATGTTTCTGAAGCGTTTTATAATCCTGAAGGACTTAATATTCCCGAATTGATTTTGTACTACAATCTGAATAATAAAAGTATTAAAGGATATCCAAATTCAGTTGCGATTAAACACGAGGATTTATTGTTGTTAGAGGTAGATGTGCTGATTCCTGCTGCCAAAGAGGATGTGATTACACAAAAGAATGCTAATGACATTCGTGCTAAAATTATTGTGGAAGGTGCCAACGGACCGGTTTCTTCCGATGCGGATAAAATATTACACGATAACAATGTTTTAGTGGTACCGGACATTCTGGCCAATGCGGGTGGAGTGACAGTTTCGTATTTTGAATGGCTTCAGAATTCGCTTTTAGAATCCTGGAGAATTCATCAGATTAATACACGCTTAGAGGACATTTTAGAAAAAGGATTTGAAACTGTTTTCAGAATTGCAGCCAAACATAATGTTACACCACGTATTGCAGCTTACATTATTGCATTGCAAAAAGTAGCCGACACTCAATCTGTAAAAGAAGTGGCATTGGATACGCCGAAATTTAAGCAGAATTAA